A window of the Xenopus laevis strain J_2021 chromosome 9_10L, Xenopus_laevis_v10.1, whole genome shotgun sequence genome harbors these coding sequences:
- the snai1.S gene encoding protein snail homolog Sna produces MPRSFLVKKHFSASKKPNYSELESQTVYISPFIYDKFPVIPQPEILSTGAYYTPLVWDTGLLTTFFTSESDYKKSPISPSSSDDSSKPLDLTSFSSEDEGGKTSDPPSPASSATEAEKFQCNLCSKSYSTFAGLSKHKQLHCDSQTRKSFSCKYCEKEYVSLGALKMHIRSHTLPCVCKICGKAFSRPWLLQGHIRTHTGEKPFSCTHCNRAFADRSNLRAHLQTHSDVKKYQCKSCSRTFSRMSLLHKHEETGCTVAH; encoded by the exons ATGCCCCGGTCATTTCTGGTCAAGAAACATTTCTCTGCCAGCAAGAAGCCCAACTACAGCGAGCTGGAGAGTCAGACAG TGTATATATCACCGTTCATCTATGACAAGTTTCCTGTGATCCCCCAGCCAGAGATTTTAAGCACAGGGGCTTACTACACACCTCTTGTCTGGGACACTGGTTTACTCACCACATTTTTCACCTCTGAGTCCGACTACAAAAAGTCTCCCATCAGCCCTTCCAGCAGCGACGATTCCTCCAAGCCCTTAGACCTCACGTCCTTCTCCAGCGAAGATGAAGGGGGCAAGACTTCGGACCCTCCCAGCCCCGCTTCATCCGCCACGGAAGCGGAGAAATTTCAATGCAATCTGTGCAGCAAGTCTTACTCCACCTTTGCCGGACTTTCCAAGCACAAACAGTTGCACTGTGACTCCCAGACGAGGAAGTCGTTCAGTTGCAAATACTGCGAGAAGGAGTACGTCAGCTTGGGTGCCTTAAAAATGCACATCCGGAGCCACACGCTGCCCTGCGTCTGTAAAATCTGCGGCAAAGCCTTCTCCAGACCGTGGTTATTACAGGGACACATCAGAACACACACAG GAGAGAAGCCATTTTCCTGTACTCACTGCAACCGTGCCTTCGCCGACCGCTCCAATCTCCGAGCCCACCTGCAGACCCATTCCGACGTCAAAAAGTACCAGTGCAAAAGCTGCTCTCGGACTTTCTCCAGAATGTCCCTCCTTCACAAGCACGAGGAAACCGGGTGCACGGTGGCCCACTAA